From a single Leptidea sinapis chromosome 1, ilLepSina1.1, whole genome shotgun sequence genomic region:
- the LOC126972675 gene encoding uncharacterized protein LOC126972675 isoform X7 has translation MMEKPARIKSKKGLSQKSAKKRKCDGPTCTMFLSELSRKLALKKKQEESPINIIHTIIESLTNALPISVSKKSPEKKESPLKMETLQIYAPELLPNDTLDIAPPLIITTNEPVEDQGETSYAGGFKIPKMPLANSDVFKPTTNKIKMPMEDVAVNTSCDRDVATELTKYVGTLRRISLIAEEFNQKTAKNLKEIVDSVQEDLLKKLEEIKAEQEQGESSTSK, from the exons a TGATGGAGAAACCTGCccgtataaaaagtaaaaagggTTTGAGTCAGAAATCGGCGAAGAAAAGGAAATGTGATG GTCCAACATGCACAATGTTCTTATCTGAGTTGTCAAGAAAGCTAgcattaaaaaagaaacaagaAGAATCGCCTATTAACATCATCC ACACTATAATAGAAAGCCTTACTAACGCGCTACCAATATCGGTGTCTAAAAAATCGCCAGAAAAAAAGGAGTCCCCTTTGAAAATGGAAACATTACAGATATATGCACCAGAACTTTTACCGAATGATACTCTTGATATTGCTCCTCCGCTAATAATTACGACTAATGAACCGGTAGAAGATCAGGGGGAAACTTCTTATGCTGGAGGAtttaaaataccaaaaatgcCACTAGCGAATAGCGATGTATTTAAGCcaacaacaaataaaataaaaatgccaATGGAAGACGTAGCTGTCAACACAAGCTGCGATCGTGATGTAGCAACAGAACTAACAAAGTATGTTGGCACTTTGCGGAGGATCTCACTCATAGCAGAAGAGTTTAATCAAAAGACAG ccAAAAACCTCAAAGAGATTGTTGATAGCGTCCAAGAAGATCTACTAAAAAAATTAGAAGAGATAAAGGCAGAGCAAGAACAAGGAGAAAGTTCAACATCGAAGTAA